Proteins encoded by one window of Manduca sexta isolate Smith_Timp_Sample1 chromosome 12, JHU_Msex_v1.0, whole genome shotgun sequence:
- the LOC115451467 gene encoding protein cortex isoform X1 — protein MPLFVCFNISSFYLFVYFIKNMTMNRGAFGNKSLNTQRPRLDRFVPTRDSLPDLRRRFTRAHRCDDTDHDIWSAKYLQRKKYGEYLAEAFEVVPLMKIQEAQTTEYQKDDFYMNPWPCVPRKKNFLTSADSILDLPTYSYAAFPELLDWSSDNILVAALGRNYHKWSWHTQSLIGQGITQYEIQCCKFEPKGELLALGTDMRMIEIHNNSISKRIGGTACRCVSIDAPCSITAIDWSPTGNSFITGCSRGMLASYSREYKMISWRPVPQAVLAVRVSPNARYVAAAAVNGVVALVMTWPGLHLVSSLDSDWTIKTITWHPWRTALLGVGTVTGSHHAHVAVWDVPTARVQETTLSKSRYSLDAMLFSHKTGELVVSLWNTERQSSSLKTCSQLVVMSGPNTVTDQWGEGQTGVDRVRTMVFSPDGTKLATATAEEDLIIWNFLPEDNAKKKNTMSKRFSSLPAYLDMVTHGVSLR, from the exons TTGAACACACAGCGACCCCGGCTCGATAGGTTTGTGCCGACGCGCGACTCTTTGCCGGATCTTCGAAGACGATTCACGCGGGCCCACCGCTGCGACGACACTGATCATGATATTTGG TCTGCGAAATACTTGCAAAGAAAAAAGTATGGAGAATACTTAGCCGAAGCATTTGAAGTGGTTCCCTTGATGAAGATACAAGAAGCTCAAACAACAGAATACCAAAAAGATGACTTCTATATGAATCCCTGGCCGTGTGTGCCTCGTAAGAAAAACTTTTTGACGTCAGCCGATAGCATCTTAGATTTACCAACTTATAGCTACGCTGCAT TTCCGGAACTTCTCGATTGGAGCAGTGATAATATCCTCGTGGCTGCTCTCGGTCGGAACTATCACAAATGGAGCTGGCACACGCAGAGCCTCATAGGTCAAGGTATCACGCAGTACGAAATACAATGCTGCAAATTTGAGCCAAAAGGAGAACTTTTGGCA CTTGGTACAGACATGAGAATGATTGAGATCCACAATAATTCAATCAGCAAGCGGATAGGTGGCACTGCTTGCCGTTGCGTGAGCATTGATGCGCCTTGTTCCATCACTGCTATTGATTGGAGTCCTACTGGAAACTCTTTTATCAC cGGCTGTTCCCGAGGAATGCTGGCCTCTTATTCTCgagaatataaaatgattagttGGCGGCCGGTGCCCCAAGCTGTACTAGCAGTCAGAGTCTCTCCGAACGCTCGCTACGTAGCCGCCGCAGCTGTCAACGGTGTGGTTGCCCTGGTGATGACCTGGCCAGGACTTCATTTAGTTTCCAGCTTAGATTCCGATTGGACTATCAAG acAATAACCTGGCATCCGTGGCGCACTGCGCTCCTGGGGGTGGGCACGGTGACAGGGAGCCACCATGCACATGTGGCCGTGTGGGACGTGCCCACGGCCAGGGTTCAGGAGACGACTCTCAGCAAGAGCCGCTACAGTCTCGACGCCATGCTGTTTAGTCACAAAACCGGAGAACTGGTAGTCAGCTTGTGGAATACAG AAAGACAGTCATCATCTCTGAAGACTTGTTCTCAGCTGGTCGTGATGAGTGGACCTAACACGGTAACGGACCAATGGGGCGAAGGTCAAACTGGCGTAGACCGCGTGAGGACCATGGTCTTCAGTCCTGATGGAACTAAACTTG CAACAGCAACTGCGGAAGAAGACCTTATAATATGGAACTTTTTGCCAGAAGACAACGCAAAAAAGAAAAACACCATGTCCAAAAGATTCTCCTCCCTTCCTGCGTACTTGGACATGGTCACGCATGGTGTCTCTCTCAGatga
- the LOC115451467 gene encoding protein cortex isoform X2 — MKIQEAQTTEYQKDDFYMNPWPCVPRKKNFLTSADSILDLPTYSYAAFPELLDWSSDNILVAALGRNYHKWSWHTQSLIGQGITQYEIQCCKFEPKGELLALGTDMRMIEIHNNSISKRIGGTACRCVSIDAPCSITAIDWSPTGNSFITGCSRGMLASYSREYKMISWRPVPQAVLAVRVSPNARYVAAAAVNGVVALVMTWPGLHLVSSLDSDWTIKTITWHPWRTALLGVGTVTGSHHAHVAVWDVPTARVQETTLSKSRYSLDAMLFSHKTGELVVSLWNTERQSSSLKTCSQLVVMSGPNTVTDQWGEGQTGVDRVRTMVFSPDGTKLATATAEEDLIIWNFLPEDNAKKKNTMSKRFSSLPAYLDMVTHGVSLR, encoded by the exons ATGAAGATACAAGAAGCTCAAACAACAGAATACCAAAAAGATGACTTCTATATGAATCCCTGGCCGTGTGTGCCTCGTAAGAAAAACTTTTTGACGTCAGCCGATAGCATCTTAGATTTACCAACTTATAGCTACGCTGCAT TTCCGGAACTTCTCGATTGGAGCAGTGATAATATCCTCGTGGCTGCTCTCGGTCGGAACTATCACAAATGGAGCTGGCACACGCAGAGCCTCATAGGTCAAGGTATCACGCAGTACGAAATACAATGCTGCAAATTTGAGCCAAAAGGAGAACTTTTGGCA CTTGGTACAGACATGAGAATGATTGAGATCCACAATAATTCAATCAGCAAGCGGATAGGTGGCACTGCTTGCCGTTGCGTGAGCATTGATGCGCCTTGTTCCATCACTGCTATTGATTGGAGTCCTACTGGAAACTCTTTTATCAC cGGCTGTTCCCGAGGAATGCTGGCCTCTTATTCTCgagaatataaaatgattagttGGCGGCCGGTGCCCCAAGCTGTACTAGCAGTCAGAGTCTCTCCGAACGCTCGCTACGTAGCCGCCGCAGCTGTCAACGGTGTGGTTGCCCTGGTGATGACCTGGCCAGGACTTCATTTAGTTTCCAGCTTAGATTCCGATTGGACTATCAAG acAATAACCTGGCATCCGTGGCGCACTGCGCTCCTGGGGGTGGGCACGGTGACAGGGAGCCACCATGCACATGTGGCCGTGTGGGACGTGCCCACGGCCAGGGTTCAGGAGACGACTCTCAGCAAGAGCCGCTACAGTCTCGACGCCATGCTGTTTAGTCACAAAACCGGAGAACTGGTAGTCAGCTTGTGGAATACAG AAAGACAGTCATCATCTCTGAAGACTTGTTCTCAGCTGGTCGTGATGAGTGGACCTAACACGGTAACGGACCAATGGGGCGAAGGTCAAACTGGCGTAGACCGCGTGAGGACCATGGTCTTCAGTCCTGATGGAACTAAACTTG CAACAGCAACTGCGGAAGAAGACCTTATAATATGGAACTTTTTGCCAGAAGACAACGCAAAAAAGAAAAACACCATGTCCAAAAGATTCTCCTCCCTTCCTGCGTACTTGGACATGGTCACGCATGGTGTCTCTCTCAGatga